One segment of Clostridiales bacterium DNA contains the following:
- a CDS encoding cytochrome B5, with translation MKEFTLEELAAFNGKDGKPAFVAYKGTVYDLTQSAMWDEGDHEAMHAAGADLTGEHEDAPHDEHILDFPVVGTVV, from the coding sequence ATGAAAGAGTTCACACTCGAAGAACTCGCAGCGTTCAACGGTAAGGACGGCAAGCCCGCATTCGTCGCATACAAGGGTACGGTCTACGATCTCACGCAGAGCGCGATGTGGGATGAGGGTGACCACGAGGCGATGCATGCCGCCGGTGCCGATCTCACCGGCGAGCACGAAGACGCGCCGCACGACGAGCACATATTGGACTTTCCCGTAGTAGGAACAGTCGTCTAA
- the rlmD gene encoding 23S rRNA (uracil(1939)-C(5))-methyltransferase RlmD has translation MISVIIESLAYGGDGVARLPGGRTVFVQGACPGDEVALAEIEEHQNWSRATIDRVIVPSPDRITPPCPYAGACGGCQWQHIAYERQLDAKHRIVADAFERIARLDGVVVDEVRASQSPLGYRNKIELVWDVSSGRAGLGYHRPRSEEIVAIDRCMLLPERAQGLPRSLTGALRYLSGRFGDLGILRVGVRAAAKRGDLEIALWTRPASFPRAAVGATLTDAAGATSVVRVLARDTEARRRIAGVEVLTGRGNWVETLSGFDYAISAPSFFQVNTASANFLVELVMSGLNPAATDRVADMYAGAGTFTLPLAQAAGEVVAFEGSRHALADLRRNLDRAGLPADIVGGDAARELLTAGAFDLAVVDPPRQGLSPEALRAVVSANPRAIAYVSCDPATLARDSRELVNRNYRITRVTPVDMFPQTYHVETVVIFRQNGERLP, from the coding sequence GTGATATCGGTAATCATCGAAAGTCTTGCGTACGGTGGCGACGGGGTTGCCCGCCTGCCCGGAGGACGAACCGTGTTCGTCCAAGGAGCGTGTCCTGGAGACGAGGTCGCGCTGGCCGAGATCGAGGAACACCAGAACTGGTCGCGCGCCACAATAGATCGCGTCATCGTTCCCTCACCTGACCGGATCACTCCTCCGTGCCCGTACGCCGGGGCGTGCGGAGGATGCCAGTGGCAACACATTGCCTACGAGCGCCAACTTGATGCCAAGCACCGTATCGTGGCCGACGCGTTTGAGCGCATCGCCCGCCTGGATGGCGTCGTGGTCGATGAAGTTCGCGCGTCTCAGTCTCCACTCGGCTACCGCAACAAGATCGAACTCGTCTGGGACGTTTCCAGCGGCAGGGCAGGTCTGGGATACCATCGACCCCGCTCCGAGGAGATCGTCGCAATTGACAGGTGCATGCTCCTCCCTGAGCGCGCGCAGGGACTCCCCCGATCGTTGACCGGAGCGCTCCGCTACCTTTCAGGTCGGTTCGGGGACCTCGGCATACTCCGTGTGGGAGTGCGCGCGGCCGCGAAACGCGGCGACCTCGAAATCGCACTATGGACGCGTCCGGCGTCCTTTCCGCGAGCAGCGGTTGGAGCCACACTCACCGACGCGGCAGGGGCAACAAGTGTTGTCCGTGTGCTAGCTCGAGACACTGAGGCTCGCCGCCGTATCGCGGGCGTCGAGGTTCTTACGGGTCGCGGAAACTGGGTTGAGACACTCTCGGGATTTGACTACGCGATTTCAGCTCCATCGTTCTTCCAGGTCAACACCGCGTCAGCGAACTTTCTTGTTGAACTCGTCATGAGCGGACTCAATCCAGCCGCGACCGACCGCGTAGCCGACATGTATGCAGGCGCTGGCACGTTTACCCTGCCGCTCGCTCAAGCCGCCGGTGAGGTGGTGGCATTCGAGGGCTCACGCCATGCCCTTGCCGACCTGCGCCGTAACCTTGATCGCGCCGGTCTTCCCGCGGACATCGTGGGAGGGGACGCCGCGCGTGAACTCTTGACTGCCGGAGCGTTTGACCTCGCTGTCGTCGACCCGCCCCGACAAGGCCTCAGCCCCGAAGCGCTTCGCGCTGTGGTCTCGGCAAACCCGCGCGCCATCGCGTATGTGTCGTGCGACCCCGCAACGCTCGCGCGTGACTCCCGGGAGCTGGTAAACCGGAACTACCGGATCACACGCGTCACGCCAGTTGACATGTTTCCTCAGACGTACCATGTCGAGACGGTCGTGATCTTCAGGCAAAACGGCGAGCGGCTACCTTAG
- a CDS encoding PilT/PilU family type 4a pilus ATPase — protein MSGNRVLIVHDDAGFIEEVRGALRVAGSEAEVMSALSGPRALGLLGTHKPDVIVVDADLEGMDGFALTSQIKSDPAGAATPVVIVALAPSESSALRARQVGAAAHLPSTAPYGTLSAKLLELLRTDGNGAASAPDAPAIPQEPRPGVASPMGAAGADDTPTPRSEEITPPVAASVPAPAPQVSPQGAYGVPVSVDRVASTPASTGVTRPGAPAVSSAPHIDDLLRLMIDRNGSDLHVSVGSPPGIRLRGEIVPVENTKVLEPRDTTEMILSLLSEDQRRKFETELELDFAYTIPGVSRFRANVFQQRNSLGAVFRVIPLKIPTISELQLPKVSRYLAERPRGLVLITGPTGSGKSTTLAAMIDHINEHRAVHIITLEDPIEFMHKNKKAYVNQREVGEDTRSFAAALKRVLRQDPDVILVGEMRDLETISAAITAAETGHLVLATLHTTGGPATVDRIIDVFPPHQQQQVRMQLSSTLEGVLSQVLLRSTDGRTRVLAMEIMLGVPAISNLIREGKTHQMPTIIQGGASLGMQTLDQHLKNLLQAGRITFEEAIAKAQSPRELAQMVGRKL, from the coding sequence ATGTCAGGCAACAGAGTCTTGATAGTGCACGATGATGCCGGATTCATCGAGGAAGTCCGAGGAGCGTTGCGAGTAGCGGGATCCGAGGCCGAGGTCATGAGCGCACTCTCGGGTCCGCGTGCGCTCGGCCTGCTCGGTACGCACAAGCCTGATGTGATAGTGGTAGACGCGGACCTTGAGGGGATGGACGGCTTTGCGCTCACCAGTCAGATCAAGTCCGACCCGGCGGGAGCGGCGACTCCCGTGGTCATCGTCGCGCTCGCACCGAGTGAGTCCTCAGCGCTCAGGGCCAGGCAAGTAGGCGCGGCGGCACACCTGCCGTCGACCGCTCCATACGGCACCCTCTCCGCCAAGCTTCTCGAATTGCTCAGAACGGATGGAAATGGGGCCGCGAGTGCCCCAGACGCTCCCGCTATCCCACAGGAACCGCGGCCCGGCGTCGCTTCACCGATGGGCGCGGCCGGAGCGGATGACACGCCGACGCCGCGAAGTGAGGAGATCACGCCGCCCGTCGCCGCATCCGTTCCGGCTCCCGCCCCACAGGTTTCGCCTCAGGGCGCATACGGCGTTCCTGTCTCGGTAGATCGCGTAGCGTCCACACCGGCTTCGACGGGAGTGACGCGCCCTGGCGCACCGGCCGTCTCGAGCGCTCCGCACATCGACGACTTGCTCCGGCTCATGATCGATCGAAACGGTTCCGACCTCCACGTTTCCGTGGGAAGCCCACCCGGAATCCGTCTCAGGGGCGAGATAGTTCCTGTTGAGAACACGAAGGTGTTAGAGCCGCGCGATACCACCGAGATGATCCTGTCGTTGCTATCTGAGGACCAGCGTCGCAAGTTCGAGACCGAACTCGAGCTCGATTTCGCCTACACCATTCCGGGAGTGTCGCGTTTTCGAGCTAACGTGTTCCAGCAGCGCAACTCGCTCGGAGCGGTCTTCCGGGTGATCCCGCTCAAAATCCCGACCATCAGTGAGCTCCAGCTGCCCAAGGTTTCCCGATATCTGGCCGAGAGGCCCCGCGGGCTCGTTCTCATCACCGGTCCGACGGGTTCGGGGAAGTCGACCACGCTCGCTGCGATGATCGACCACATCAACGAGCACCGTGCGGTACACATCATCACCCTTGAGGATCCTATCGAGTTCATGCACAAGAACAAGAAGGCATACGTCAATCAGCGTGAGGTCGGCGAGGACACGCGGTCATTCGCGGCGGCGCTCAAGCGTGTGCTGCGTCAAGACCCGGACGTGATTCTCGTCGGTGAGATGCGCGATCTCGAGACCATCTCGGCGGCGATCACGGCTGCCGAGACGGGCCACCTTGTGCTTGCGACACTTCATACAACCGGCGGTCCGGCGACCGTGGATCGCATTATCGACGTCTTCCCGCCACACCAGCAGCAACAGGTCAGGATGCAGCTCTCAAGCACGTTGGAGGGCGTGTTGTCGCAGGTCCTGCTCCGCTCCACTGATGGGAGGACTCGCGTGCTCGCGATGGAGATCATGCTCGGCGTTCCGGCGATCTCGAACCTCATCCGTGAGGGCAAGACTCACCAGATGCCCACCATTATTCAGGGAGGCGCGTCACTTGGTATGCAAACCCTCGACCAGCACCTCAAGAACTTGTTGCAGGCGGGGAGGATCACATTCGAGGAGGCCATCGCGAAGGCGCAGAGTCCGCGTGAGCTCGCGCAGATGGTTGGCCGCAAGCTGTAG
- a CDS encoding OsmC family protein, with translation MDTITARWSGNRQFVAWDRAGHGVVMDATAEYAGEGTGVRPIEMVLYGLAGCTAMDVVSILEKKRQAITGLEVRVNGTQRAEEYPRYYERVEVHFVVTGYGVAPEAVRRAIELSEEKYCSVKGMFGPQVGMTTTFEIREALAEGAVQQ, from the coding sequence ATGGATACGATTACCGCGCGTTGGAGTGGGAACCGGCAGTTCGTCGCGTGGGATAGGGCTGGTCACGGGGTGGTTATGGACGCGACCGCCGAGTACGCTGGTGAAGGCACGGGGGTGCGGCCCATCGAGATGGTCCTGTACGGGCTAGCCGGGTGCACCGCCATGGACGTCGTGTCGATCTTGGAGAAGAAGCGCCAGGCGATCACCGGGCTTGAGGTGCGCGTGAACGGCACCCAGCGCGCCGAGGAGTATCCGCGATACTACGAGCGTGTCGAAGTCCACTTTGTGGTGACGGGTTACGGCGTGGCCCCTGAGGCGGTGCGCCGCGCCATCGAGCTTTCAGAGGAGAAGTACTGCTCGGTCAAGGGCATGTTTGGACCCCAGGTCGGAATGACGACGACGTTCGAGATCAGGGAGGCGCTGGCCGAGGGAGCCGTGCAGCAGTGA
- a CDS encoding glycosyltransferase family 2 protein, with product MSDAVVLPVYNEELTVDSVLDAVACHFDGDILVIDDGSTDATVEVLGRRKDISVITHPENLGYGRALAEGISVARARGVSRVVTMDCDGQHEPGHIREFLSVLDEGYDVVSGSRYLPGSEAFGHAPAERRAVNEKVTEVINRVTGWGLTDAFCGFKAYRLSALASISLKEPGYAMPIELWAKAYREGLRVTERPIARIYRDHSRSFGGALDDPRTRMEYYMRVWNTALLGDDGEGG from the coding sequence ATGTCTGATGCTGTTGTGCTTCCGGTCTATAACGAGGAGCTGACGGTCGACTCGGTTCTGGACGCTGTCGCTTGTCACTTCGACGGAGATATCCTCGTCATCGACGACGGATCGACTGACGCTACAGTCGAAGTCCTTGGACGAAGGAAGGACATCTCGGTCATCACGCACCCGGAAAATCTCGGCTATGGCCGTGCTCTCGCCGAGGGGATATCTGTGGCCCGAGCGCGCGGTGTGAGCCGGGTCGTGACAATGGACTGTGACGGTCAACATGAGCCCGGACATATACGGGAGTTCCTGTCTGTGCTCGATGAAGGCTACGATGTGGTTTCCGGCAGCAGGTATCTGCCCGGAAGCGAGGCTTTCGGGCATGCTCCTGCGGAGCGGCGCGCCGTCAATGAGAAGGTGACCGAGGTGATCAACCGGGTAACCGGGTGGGGACTCACCGATGCGTTCTGTGGCTTCAAGGCCTACAGGCTTAGCGCACTCGCCTCGATTTCTCTCAAGGAACCGGGGTACGCCATGCCTATCGAGTTGTGGGCGAAGGCGTACCGGGAGGGACTGCGAGTCACCGAGCGTCCGATCGCTCGCATCTACCGTGACCATAGCCGGTCGTTTGGAGGTGCGCTCGACGACCCTCGAACCCGGATGGAGTACTACATGCGCGTGTGGAACACAGCGCTTCTCGGCGATGACGGAGAAGGGGGATGA
- the bshB1 gene encoding bacillithiol biosynthesis deacetylase BshB1, translating into MSVVDIVCIGAHPDDVEIGMGGTIAALVAEGHEVALIDLTDGEPTPAGSVETRIAEAKEAARLLGVTERRTLTLPNRYVFDSVEARIELAEVLRELGPRVVFAPYPLDAHPDHVAAAAIVDGARFYAKFTKTSMTGEPHYVPRLYRYLAVHLRLARAPAFVFDVSAHLDAKLLALRAYRSQFVANERNAGAIDSIEAAARAWGAMIGVAAGEPFFSEELIGVRSIETLV; encoded by the coding sequence ATGAGCGTGGTCGACATCGTGTGTATCGGGGCACACCCCGACGATGTGGAGATAGGGATGGGCGGCACGATCGCGGCGCTGGTCGCCGAAGGTCACGAGGTCGCGCTTATCGACCTCACCGATGGTGAGCCTACTCCGGCTGGCTCTGTCGAGACACGAATCGCCGAGGCGAAAGAGGCCGCGCGTCTGCTCGGCGTCACGGAGCGGCGGACGCTCACGCTCCCCAACCGCTATGTGTTCGACTCTGTGGAGGCCCGGATCGAGCTTGCCGAGGTGTTACGCGAACTTGGGCCTCGTGTTGTGTTCGCGCCGTATCCCCTTGACGCTCATCCCGACCATGTGGCGGCGGCGGCGATCGTGGACGGTGCCCGCTTCTATGCCAAGTTCACCAAGACGTCGATGACAGGCGAGCCTCACTATGTGCCGCGGCTCTACCGTTACCTGGCGGTCCACCTGCGGCTCGCTCGTGCGCCAGCGTTTGTGTTTGACGTCTCGGCGCACCTAGACGCGAAGCTTCTCGCGCTGCGTGCCTATCGCTCTCAATTTGTCGCCAACGAGCGCAATGCTGGTGCGATCGATTCGATCGAGGCCGCCGCGAGGGCGTGGGGCGCAATGATTGGAGTGGCGGCAGGTGAGCCGTTCTTCAGCGAAGAGCTGATCGGGGTACGCTCGATCGAGACGCTCGTGTGA